Genomic window (Leptotrichia sp. oral taxon 212):
TATGCATTAAAGGAAGATTTTTTAGATAATATAAAAGAATTAGAGGAAAAATTTGGAGGATTACAGTATATAAAAGCATTATCATATAAAAAACCTGAATTTGAGATATATGACAGTATAGAAGACTTGACAGATATTGGAACTATAAGGCAAAATACAATTAATGGGATATATTATGAACAATGGAGATATTTTGTAATATTTAAAGGAGAAGAATTTGAATATGAAGAAGTAAAACTAAACGCAGGAGGATTTCATTATTTTATTGAGAACACAAAAGGAACAATAATATTTAAACCGTCAGGGCTGTATGCAGATATAAATTGTGCGATAAGAGGGGAAATAACAACAATATCGGAAGATGAAAAAGCACAGTTGTTATTCAAAGAATTTAAAAAAGCATTATTAAAAAATATGATGTTACCAAGAAAAGGAGCTTCAGATTATGTTGGAAAATCTTTGATAGAAAACAAAGAGAAGTACAGATTAGCTTATGGAATGCCATGGTCAGATCCTGAATGGGATTACGATATAAGTGATGTGGAGTGGAAAGGAAAGGGTAGAATAAAATAAGGAGAATATCGTGTTAGAAAATAAAGTAATAATAACTAATGAAAGTAATAAAAATAAAATATACGAAAAATCTAAAAATAATTGGATTATAGAATTAGATGGAAGTAAAATAAATAGTTGGGATGATTTTTATAAGATTATTCAAAAAGAAATTGATATTTTAAATTATGATGAAAAATTTGGAATTGATGCGTACACTTATGATGATTTTGCAACAGATATTGCACTTTATTATGAAGTAAAAAAAAGGATGAAACAAGGTATTACATTAATCCTAAATTATAATTATAATTTTAGCAAATTAAATGATAAAGAAAAAGGGTATATTTATACAGATATTATTTTTACATTATTGTTGGAATGGTATAGAGATATGAAAATAATATATAAGCAAGAAAAACCAACAATAAATATAGATTTTTATATTTTGGTAAATAATACTATTGAAATAGAAAATGAGCTGATAATATCTGTAGAAGAGGATAAAAAAGAAATTGATAAAAGATATTTAAATTATAAAACTATAGAAAAAAAATTATCGTTTTTTGAATTAAAAAAAGAAATTAATGAAAGATTTTTTAAAAACGAATTATCAATAGAAGAGCGAACAAAAATAGAAAATAAATTTCTTTTGAATAGCCTTTTTGAATATGTAAAAGAAAATAGTGAAAAAAATTTAAAAATATTATTATTTAATGATAACAACTTTTTCGTATATAATAATATAATTTTAGTTCATATAATCGAACAAATTTTAATGAAGAATTATAATAAAAGAATAATTATATTTTTAGTTTTTCCAAATAAAATATAATTAGTTTTCAAAATATGAGGGATAAGAGAATTTCAAGTAAAATCTAAAAAAATATGAAATGATAAAGGAGAATAAATAATGAAAATATCATCAAAATATGAAAAAGAAGTGGATAAATTAATTAAATTGATATATGACTATTGGATAAAAGAAAAAATAACAAAAAAAGATTTGGATTCAAGTTTTTCTTTTACAGATGAAAAAAAAGTAGAAATTATAAAAGAAGGATTTATGCAAGCAATTCATGAAAAAAATTCAGATAAAATAGAATATTTAACGACATCAATTAGTACATTTAAATTATTTCCGAAATATTCATTAGATTTTGTTGATATTTTTAGTAAATTATCAAAAGAAGAATTTCATGAAGAACATGAAACTATAGCATCATATTTTCAAAGACTACATTTACCCCAAACAATAGATTGTATATACGAACTAGCAACTTCGAATTTTGAAAAATATCAATGGGATGATAATTTTGCATTAGTGAGAAAATGCTGTTTTGCTTTGGGAGACATAAACACTCCTAAGGCGAAAGAAAAATTGGAATTATTATTACAAAGTGATGAAGAAATGATAAGAGAACATGCAATGGAGCAGCTGAAGAGATGTGATTTTACAAATAAGGATGTTGAGTAAAAGGCTTGACAGGGAGTATGAAAGAGAAAATAAAGGT
Coding sequences:
- a CDS encoding HEAT repeat domain-containing protein, whose translation is MKISSKYEKEVDKLIKLIYDYWIKEKITKKDLDSSFSFTDEKKVEIIKEGFMQAIHEKNSDKIEYLTTSISTFKLFPKYSLDFVDIFSKLSKEEFHEEHETIASYFQRLHLPQTIDCIYELATSNFEKYQWDDNFALVRKCCFALGDINTPKAKEKLELLLQSDEEMIREHAMEQLKRCDFTNKDVE